CGTCGCTAGGTCTAGCGTTCGGTAAGGGCCAGGAGTTGCCATTATCAAACGTAGGTCACCACCAAAACACTCAAAATcagtggcgcaattatgtaaaaattccaaatccggacggaggcggtctgtcggtgacgtcaaaaaatgggcggtccgcagcggtcgcgaggatgaagggaagtgaacagccaatgagcgaaatgaaacctcgcgtcatcattttgacgtgaacttggggaccgtatagcaaagtgaaaagtgtttttaacgtgttgaaaaatgtttaactactattgatcatcatcaaattgtgttggcacaagttttcaaacgtttattaagaaatacggcacaatataaacgtattttttttgttattgttatgaaataacgctaaatttagcgggacggtacgtggtggcgctaaatacaaccccgtttcaagcagttactgttttcatatctcctcccctatacaaacctaaacagcgcaactttcgaagttgttggctcagtcgagcgcaatcgtggcggaggtcaactgtaccagtagtcaacagcagcagcggctcatcggcgttatccgatgctcagcgcgcgctggtgctcgcctttatggacgaacatccccagctcgtggcgaatgccatcgagctgcggcacggcgtcaccatcaccgaccggtggcggctgtggcaagagctcagcgacgcgctgaaccatgaagtgcctgcgcaggaatgacaggcttggtggcgcaggtcGGTGCgcgaggcccgccgtgacaccgccgccatcagagacgcacaaacgtaagtgaccgtcgaatggcacgggcaatatgttctgtgacattagtgtatattttcaggggcactgtatggggttggctgcctggcttccgcggccaggttctacagttgactgggatgacacgcttcagtggcgtttttggtctcacctatcaacaggtaagcactctgccgccgcagtatcacgggttcctgagcggtaccatgacagagtttgatatctgaaggggtgcctttagaggaaccttgttaaacgggaataaagcgcacgagaaagtaatcaaaagtgggtaggtttaactaaaatctcagtttgcagcccttgaagtacaaggggtattaatttatcataaaacacgcaatgactgcgggcaagtgcatgcactaaaatggtaatacatgacatcaatgaccactgaatagctgcagaacatttccgcagatgtttagtacataaggttgcaaaatagctagagtaacgaatacccactttctgaaaaattatgcttactacactttccagcaggcgaatgttaccactgctgcagtggaaatggatgtggaggccactgaagcggctgtagatggcagtgacacagtaacacgcaagcatctgagaacttagtgctttattgagtgcaggactggaaccttgagcagggcgacaaggtgctcaaggtgagtagaccctttgtttacattttacataaggggcataagcattctccatgttctattatgatgactgaaaccaacttgggctgtaaacaagaaccatgcattgtattgagggcatggtatcgggtatctgcaatgataaactgccgggcaaaaggttagTTAGCCCTGGGGCCCtttcatggtgagagatgcatttgaggacattaataaagagcagtttcaacaaatgtttgtaggcccacacgaggagggcatagcttgtacacaaagcttcccactttcaaaggatgccatcaggccagttgatcttcaaaTGAGGGGAAGttgttgtgcccgttgcaattcttggcagcagcagcagcttccagccacgagatggttaagggtttaccggcagctcacttaaacatttacaccatgatgattcatcgcaggtgctgcgggagatgaaaaaatcaaccacccgcatcgctcCTGCAGAacggcgtgtggcagcggcacaggagaaagcggcagcggtgcaggagggcactggccatggctgagggctttctgcgagaaagggatacgtagtttagtttaattttttgtcatgtgttcaatgttttttcttgtcatcattcattatagatttgtcggtttcaatgtgtttaggtgctgctgttcatgttcaattttatacggttctggagacatatacatagtttagtttgtttttcgccatgttttcaactttttatcattcataattggtttagtgttttgatatgtttacgtgttgctgttcatgttctaatttattcattttttgtttgcatttagtacatattactagatttaggttagcatttactttgtataaggagtgcagcattttttatgttcgatatatgcatttctcaatgtatgttcgagctgttctagtggcagtgttttttacccacatttcaaaggtgtccagtcattcacacggagaccacgagtgtatagttgacattttctgttaatgtttctttgatatttgtattgtcccactgtgttttctagctcactgtgatttttattcagcattaccacatagtgtagtaatgcgatatctttttgcatcacactgtgatattttcatttcagcacaatgaggctaagatgcaacaactacattccgaatcttgtttgggagcgctaagctagtaagtggtcatctcgcatcttgtttgggagcgctaagctagtaagtggtcatctcgcacagttttacagaggaaaatggtcatcacagcaacatgccagcgattgatttcatctagttttcgatgtaaacgactctttgcgggaataaatttcgaacgtggtatggcttgggagccgcgagatggctgagggaattattcatgctgtatgttatcaaaacaactcgcctgttgtttgccgtcttgatttgcatattttttagcattgcagcatgactgcagtcgtgaactcaaataaatgttattttaacattcacacaatgtttaggacaatgagcaaaaaaaacagcacaacttgacaagcacaattgctcgtcaagcctggcgtgcacaattgaatgcttgtagtcagtcactatgacaagatatggacttatgtatcatgtgttcatacaacatgtttttaatggaatctcgatttttatgcgttctggtgaaaagaattttgagacgttgctgcattgttcgcacaattttgtgatagcaacattcagcacagagtgccgctcatatatgcttgctccaatctagtctgttgtgactgtgatcgctattatggaaaagggtgtttctgttgcatatttcatgtgccacttaaagaaaatgcagcattttgacattgccaccttgcttcatattgaagcacaagtaagtactctgtgtattcaaatgtggcaaacacagccctttcatgtctagatgcactagaatcagtgtaaataaattatgtgtgggatatgaaaacatgaaaactcaccgttcctgtgtacttcaaaaaaggtccaagacagcgctgctgccatctctgagcagcacgttgcgtggtgtgagcatatggctcccccttggctctccatcgtcatcctcagctggtggcatgtccacgacatactcgtccaaggtccagtcgcctgcatgcaacgcaatgttgtggagagcaaagcaagcatagatgatttgcgctgcccgatcggggttgtagagcatcgttcgaaagtgctgcaagcagcggaacttgcttttcgacacggcgatacacctttacacaacattgtgcatggatgcgtgctccttgttgtatcggccttcggaagtgttgcacggttgactgccaaggactggaattaggagccatggcttgaggggatagcctgcgtctcctgcaatgtaagcataaaagctgagtgctctgcccagatagtacacattaatacttaccaagcagatattcgccaggctgcagatgtgcagctaggcgtgcacgcagtgggttgtgttcccacacccaggagtcgtggcacgaatctgggaatcatgggtctatgacaattatgcgcagccatgctttgcacatctgcgatgaggagcgatataaaatagtactgcatttatactcagaataaataccttttttctacgcatatgcaggaaacaatgcgtactagtacagtcattggtacaagaAGCTTCACTTAGAgggaaacacagggtgtagcacactgaggaggggggagtgtgggggcaacgaccccacctctgctgtacacataactacgacttccactgaatgatcgataagtgaaaagctacgcgttgctcttgggaaaaaacactcgtaaataccaaagccagctcgtccaattgtgattgtaagcactttcg
The Rhipicephalus microplus isolate Deutch F79 unplaced genomic scaffold, USDA_Rmic scaffold_36, whole genome shotgun sequence DNA segment above includes these coding regions:
- the LOC142786882 gene encoding uncharacterized protein LOC142786882 isoform X3 encodes the protein MAAHNCHRPMIPRFVPRLLGVGTQPTACTPSCTSAAWRISAWRRRLSPQAMAPNSSPWQSTVQHFRRPIQQGARIHAQCCVKATGPWTSMSWTCHQLRMTMESQGGAICSHHATCCSEMAAALSWTFFEVHRNESPQPWPVPSCTAAAFSCAAATRRSAGAMRVVDFFISRSTCDESSWCKCLSELPVNP
- the LOC142786882 gene encoding uncharacterized protein LOC142786882 isoform X2 is translated as MQYYFISLLIADVQSMAAHNCHRPMIPRFVPRLLGVGTQPTACTPSCTSAAWRISAWRRRLSPQAMAPNSSPWQSTVQHFRRPIQQGARIHAQCCATGPWTSMSWTCHQLRMTMESQGGAICSHHATCCSEMAAALSWTFFEVHRNESPQPWPVPSCTAAAFSCAAATRRSAGAMRVVDFFISRSTCDESSWCKCLSELPVNP
- the LOC142786882 gene encoding uncharacterized protein LOC142786882 isoform X1; its protein translation is MQYYFISLLIADVQSMAAHNCHRPMIPRFVPRLLGVGTQPTACTPSCTSAAWRISAWRRRLSPQAMAPNSSPWQSTVQHFRRPIQQGARIHAQCCVKATGPWTSMSWTCHQLRMTMESQGGAICSHHATCCSEMAAALSWTFFEVHRNESPQPWPVPSCTAAAFSCAAATRRSAGAMRVVDFFISRSTCDESSWCKCLSELPVNP